One region of Olleya sp. Hel_I_94 genomic DNA includes:
- a CDS encoding DUF2945 domain-containing protein gives MIKTGTEVQWDWGHGTAKGKVEETFTKKITKTIKGTKVTREGTSGNKALFIKQSDGDYVLKSENEVKRV, from the coding sequence ATGATAAAAACAGGAACAGAAGTACAATGGGATTGGGGACACGGAACTGCTAAAGGAAAAGTAGAAGAAACCTTCACTAAAAAAATAACAAAAACTATTAAAGGTACCAAAGTAACCAGAGAAGGGACTTCTGGAAACAAAGCGCTTTTTATAAAGCAATCGGATGGTGACTACGTTTTAAAAAGTGAAAACGAAGTAAAGCGTGTATAG
- a CDS encoding sodium:solute symporter: MNYIDYIIIILYLIGFLGIGYFFKENKNSKDYFLGGQSMGWFPLSLSTMATQLSAISFISAPAFVGLKEGGGLQWLTYEFGVPLAMAFLLIAIIPTLYNSGIVSVYEYLERRFDASSRLLISFVFQISRSVATGVMVYTMALILQATIGIEFWISILIIGVITMVYSFQGGMKAVIWGDVIQMCILFFGIIICLFYGLSELGGYDNFINLVDKDRLTAVDFSKWGFNNADKNDEFGFWPMVIGGFFLYASYYGTDQTQSQRLLSAKGLPTIKKLLLANGLFRFPITLTYCVMGLILGTLLLQDASFQELLNTVYQSNITSLEGKKADLMVPVFIIKYLPNGVIGILIVAIMSAAMSSLSSTVNSLSAVTLEDFIKRFNPDMPDKKYVQYSRLLSVFWGLVCLFFAFFAGSIEGTVIEVINKISSIFYGPILAAFILAILTKKTHALGANIGIVIGVLFNMYLWLYVPSIFWFWWNAIGCLVTVIIALIVSYVIKKETKPGLDIEVYKAGKKEVIILLSYFVLIVLFAIFISEILN, from the coding sequence ATGAATTATATAGACTACATCATCATCATATTATATTTAATCGGATTTTTAGGGATAGGGTATTTCTTTAAAGAAAATAAAAACTCTAAAGATTACTTCCTTGGAGGTCAATCAATGGGATGGTTTCCGTTAAGTTTATCAACTATGGCTACCCAATTATCTGCTATTAGCTTTATATCTGCACCAGCATTTGTTGGTTTAAAAGAAGGTGGTGGATTGCAATGGTTAACCTATGAGTTTGGTGTACCTTTAGCTATGGCGTTTTTACTAATTGCCATAATACCTACCTTATATAATTCTGGTATTGTTAGTGTTTATGAATATCTAGAGCGTCGTTTTGATGCCTCTTCAAGGCTACTTATTAGTTTTGTTTTTCAAATTAGTCGCTCTGTAGCAACAGGTGTTATGGTATATACTATGGCACTTATTTTACAAGCTACCATTGGTATAGAGTTTTGGATTTCGATATTAATTATTGGTGTTATAACTATGGTATACTCCTTTCAAGGTGGAATGAAGGCTGTAATTTGGGGAGACGTCATACAAATGTGTATTCTCTTTTTTGGTATAATTATTTGCTTATTTTATGGTTTAAGCGAGCTAGGTGGTTATGATAATTTTATAAATCTTGTTGATAAAGACAGATTAACTGCAGTAGATTTTTCTAAATGGGGATTTAATAATGCCGATAAAAATGACGAATTTGGTTTTTGGCCAATGGTAATTGGAGGTTTCTTTTTGTATGCTTCCTATTATGGTACAGATCAAACACAATCACAAAGACTACTATCTGCAAAAGGATTACCTACCATAAAAAAATTATTACTAGCTAATGGATTGTTTAGATTCCCAATTACATTAACCTATTGTGTAATGGGATTAATTTTAGGAACATTATTACTACAAGACGCTAGTTTTCAAGAGTTATTAAATACAGTTTACCAATCCAATATTACAAGTTTAGAAGGTAAAAAAGCCGACTTAATGGTACCTGTTTTTATAATTAAATACTTACCAAATGGTGTAATCGGTATTTTAATAGTTGCAATAATGTCTGCTGCAATGTCCTCTTTAAGCAGCACAGTAAATTCATTATCTGCAGTAACCTTAGAAGACTTTATAAAACGATTTAATCCTGATATGCCAGACAAAAAATACGTACAATACTCACGTTTATTATCTGTATTCTGGGGATTAGTGTGTTTGTTTTTTGCGTTTTTCGCCGGAAGTATAGAAGGAACTGTTATTGAGGTTATTAACAAAATAAGTTCTATTTTTTATGGTCCCATTTTAGCTGCTTTTATATTAGCTATTCTAACTAAAAAAACCCACGCTTTAGGTGCTAATATTGGTATCGTTATAGGTGTGTTATTTAATATGTATTTATGGCTATATGTACCAAGTATATTTTGGTTTTGGTGGAATGCAATAGGTTGTTTAGTAACTGTTATAATAGCCTTAATTGTAAGCTATGTTATTAAAAAAGAAACCAAACCAGGTTTAGATATTGAAGTCTATAAAGCAGGTAAAAAAGAAGTCATTATACTATTATCATACTTTGTTTTAATTGTGCTGTTTGCAATTTTTATTAGTGAAATTTTAAATTAA
- a CDS encoding LacI family DNA-binding transcriptional regulator, producing the protein MKKEVTTLKKLAQTLELSISTVSRALNDHPDISVQTKEKVKALALKLNYVPNIFAKGFRNHRSNIIGVIVPNITHYFTTTIVRGIMEEAESKGFRVIISESNNDVEKQKEMFNTMIQFGVDGILASLTKRTREVDHILATLNTIPIVLFDKVSNKIPCTQITINDEEAAYNIVEHLINIGKKRIAIIKEGEYSYNSEKRYSGYLKALKDNNLELDPKMVISVEDISMKEGKRMTNILLSSKVRPDAIFAITDGAAIGVIQTLNKFNVKIPEEIAVVGFSNSVNSIIIEPKLTTVDQPGEKIGRTAVQYLINEINVPEDNIISKLVEIKSNIVIRDSSFRS; encoded by the coding sequence ATGAAGAAAGAAGTTACCACTTTAAAAAAATTAGCTCAGACTTTAGAATTATCAATATCAACAGTTTCTAGAGCATTAAATGATCATCCAGACATTAGCGTGCAAACTAAAGAGAAGGTAAAGGCATTAGCATTAAAATTAAATTACGTACCAAACATTTTTGCCAAAGGTTTTAGAAATCATAGATCTAATATTATTGGTGTTATCGTACCCAATATAACACATTACTTTACTACGACTATTGTTAGAGGTATTATGGAAGAGGCAGAAAGTAAAGGATTTAGGGTAATTATATCAGAATCTAACAATGATGTAGAAAAGCAAAAAGAGATGTTTAATACCATGATACAATTTGGTGTGGATGGTATATTAGCTTCACTAACCAAGCGTACTAGAGAAGTTGATCACATATTAGCAACGTTAAATACAATTCCAATTGTTTTATTTGATAAGGTTTCAAATAAAATTCCATGCACCCAAATTACAATTAATGATGAGGAAGCAGCCTATAATATAGTTGAACATTTAATTAATATTGGAAAAAAGCGAATAGCTATAATTAAGGAAGGTGAATATTCCTATAATTCGGAAAAAAGGTATTCGGGTTATTTAAAAGCTTTGAAGGATAATAACCTTGAGCTAGATCCCAAAATGGTTATTAGTGTCGAGGATATATCAATGAAAGAGGGAAAAAGAATGACCAATATATTATTGAGTTCAAAAGTACGACCTGATGCTATTTTCGCGATTACAGATGGTGCAGCAATAGGCGTAATACAAACACTAAATAAGTTTAATGTAAAAATACCTGAAGAAATAGCAGTTGTTGGATTTAGTAATTCTGTTAACTCTATTATAATAGAACCCAAATTAACCACAGTAGATCAACCTGGAGAAAAAATAGGACGTACAGCAGTACAATATCTTATAAATGAAATTAATGTGCCTGAAGATAATATTATTAGTAAGTTAGTTGAAATTAAAAGTAATATAGTAATTAGGGACTCTTCCTTTAGGTCATAA
- a CDS encoding MGH1-like glycoside hydrolase domain-containing protein, translating to MKDLQNNAITVLNNNWKDKFSIPCAKLYPFQWFWDSGLIAIGFAHFDMPKAEKEIETLLDAQWSNGFIPHIIFHTETDTYFPGPDFHRSDLHPESSKKYKSTGMTQPPVTGFVLEDLYRISKDRDATLKFIESVIDKVYKNHEYFYNQRDPQDEGLVYIYHNWESGTDNSPIWDDIWDTMNPPEYTFERRDTTHVDAAQRPSKREYDHYLHIIEIAKQNNYNDQKIAELSPFLVQDPLFNAVLLKSNQSLIDLYRIIGNKNNNDKIHQLQKWQDKGTKSFNNKLYDEELGVYVHYDLRNEKLLKHISSSSFAPLFANLPSETRAEKMVDIMMEKFGNPDQYLCASFDPTSDRFNPKKYWRGPVWVNLNWMLYYGLKQYGFYDIAKRMKQDTIEIIENNGFYEYFDSRKEEHKNGNAGYGGHNFSWSAALFIDLLNE from the coding sequence ATGAAGGATTTACAAAACAACGCTATTACAGTATTAAACAATAACTGGAAAGATAAATTTAGCATTCCATGCGCAAAGCTTTACCCTTTTCAATGGTTCTGGGATTCAGGATTAATCGCAATTGGTTTTGCTCATTTTGACATGCCTAAAGCCGAAAAAGAAATAGAAACACTGCTTGATGCACAATGGAGTAATGGTTTTATTCCTCATATTATTTTTCATACCGAAACTGACACCTATTTTCCTGGACCTGATTTTCATCGTTCAGATTTACATCCAGAATCTTCCAAAAAATATAAATCTACAGGTATGACACAACCTCCTGTTACTGGTTTTGTTTTAGAAGATTTATACCGTATTAGCAAGGATAGAGACGCTACTTTAAAATTTATAGAGTCCGTAATTGATAAAGTGTATAAAAATCACGAATATTTTTACAACCAACGTGATCCTCAAGATGAAGGTTTAGTTTACATATACCATAACTGGGAATCAGGTACAGACAACTCTCCTATTTGGGATGATATTTGGGACACTATGAATCCTCCTGAATATACTTTTGAAAGACGTGACACAACACATGTTGATGCTGCACAAAGACCTTCTAAAAGAGAATACGATCATTATTTACACATTATTGAAATTGCCAAACAAAACAATTACAATGATCAAAAAATAGCAGAGCTTTCTCCCTTTTTAGTTCAAGATCCATTATTTAACGCAGTACTTTTAAAATCTAATCAAAGTCTAATAGATTTATATCGTATTATAGGAAATAAAAATAATAACGATAAAATACACCAACTTCAAAAATGGCAAGACAAAGGGACTAAATCATTTAATAATAAACTCTATGATGAAGAACTAGGTGTTTATGTACATTACGATTTAAGAAACGAAAAATTATTAAAACACATATCTTCCTCTTCTTTTGCACCACTTTTTGCTAATCTACCAAGTGAGACTAGAGCAGAAAAAATGGTAGATATAATGATGGAAAAATTTGGTAACCCAGATCAATATCTGTGTGCATCATTTGATCCAACTAGCGATAGATTTAATCCTAAAAAATATTGGAGAGGTCCAGTTTGGGTGAATTTAAATTGGATGTTATATTATGGGTTAAAACAATATGGTTTTTACGACATCGCCAAAAGAATGAAGCAAGATACCATTGAGATTATTGAAAACAATGGGTTTTACGAGTATTTTGATTCTAGAAAAGAAGAACATAAAAATGGTAACGCAGGTTATGGAGGTCATAATTTTTCATGGAGTGCTGCATTATTTATAGATTTATTAAATGAATAA
- a CDS encoding TonB-dependent receptor domain-containing protein, with amino-acid sequence MKKLTTTLLLLFCCFSMFAQTEISGTVKDKAGLPIPNANILIINSNVGASTDFDGNFSFTVPELTGSKELQVSYIGYTTLIKKVDLNGTPLTLDIILQEGNNLDEIVLTASSTFRSQKQAPLSISSKGIKEITRLSANSQADILRDVPGITAEGGGGETATNLFVRGLPSGGQYVFNPLQYDGMPLMSTFGLNSSAHDVYARPDVGFKGVEFVRGGSAVLYGAGSVAGIINYTSKTGDSNDENLINVEWGNDGRLKTDFYTGGQLGSEDSNTYYAFTGFVRKDDGPIETGLTTKGVQFRGNIKQKFENGSFTVHGQYINDRAQFYLPLPLDGASRERLNGNDGEEVSQLLSGELANTSFLTPGGVYESPIEDGVYTKGGYLLADFNYNLNDNLKFKSKVKYANYQHNFALYVGGSGDYGNPITINDYVAAIAPDNTAFSATYQGGAGNQINGNDLVVENLHVDRLRPMTDYSGEASFILNSDDGIHTYTAGTFLARTEAEDVNYQYRVLSEFNNNPQLVNLSYTDAGGNNVIYSEGGLYNRIGMTANNYLTQSRTAFYLTDEMVFDRWRFDVGFRIESTTGTFRKGGLETTQVYEDADLTTNLQNVQFADGTFTTGEIKDTDWALSLAGLYKLTDATNLYANLSKGYFFPQQRGFGPTPGIRDTNYEAETILQGEMGAKFGTDKFSGSVAAYYVGLSDRIRIDQAISGGQLVDQARSEQSTQTLGLEATGRYKFTEHLNVSGTLTYQDHEITTNQTEDLVNGTTSTINEGNEIARQPNLLGNLGLNYDNKVFDASFAVNHTGKKFTDDTNNVELDAITIARLGAGYTIQTNEDTSLRFGLSVFNLFDSSGITEGNPRAGIAGQSGDGEFFVGRPILPRRMFLTATFNF; translated from the coding sequence ATGAAAAAACTAACCACCACACTATTATTATTATTTTGTTGTTTTTCAATGTTTGCACAAACAGAAATATCCGGAACTGTAAAAGACAAAGCTGGATTACCAATTCCAAACGCTAACATTTTAATTATTAACTCAAACGTTGGAGCTTCTACAGATTTTGACGGAAATTTTAGTTTTACGGTACCTGAACTTACAGGGTCTAAGGAGTTACAAGTATCTTACATTGGCTATACTACTTTGATTAAAAAAGTAGATTTAAACGGTACGCCATTAACACTTGATATTATCTTACAAGAAGGTAATAATTTAGATGAAATTGTTCTTACAGCCTCTTCTACTTTTAGATCACAAAAACAAGCGCCTTTATCCATTAGTAGTAAAGGCATTAAAGAAATTACTAGACTATCGGCTAACAGTCAAGCAGATATTTTAAGAGATGTACCTGGTATTACTGCTGAAGGTGGTGGTGGAGAAACTGCAACCAACCTATTTGTTAGAGGTTTACCTTCTGGTGGACAATATGTCTTTAACCCTTTACAATACGATGGTATGCCACTTATGAGCACGTTTGGATTAAACTCATCTGCACATGATGTTTACGCTAGACCTGATGTTGGTTTTAAAGGTGTCGAATTTGTTAGAGGTGGATCTGCTGTACTTTATGGTGCTGGATCAGTTGCTGGTATAATTAACTATACAAGTAAAACTGGAGATTCTAATGACGAAAATTTAATTAATGTAGAATGGGGAAATGACGGTAGATTAAAAACTGACTTTTATACTGGTGGACAATTAGGTAGCGAAGATTCTAACACTTATTACGCTTTTACAGGTTTTGTTAGAAAAGATGATGGTCCAATTGAAACTGGTTTAACCACAAAAGGAGTGCAGTTTAGAGGTAATATCAAACAAAAATTTGAAAACGGATCCTTTACAGTACATGGACAATATATTAATGATAGAGCTCAATTTTACTTACCATTACCATTAGATGGAGCGTCAAGAGAACGTTTAAATGGTAACGATGGTGAAGAAGTAAGCCAACTATTGTCTGGTGAACTAGCAAACACTTCATTTTTAACTCCAGGAGGTGTATATGAAAGTCCTATTGAAGATGGTGTCTACACAAAAGGTGGTTACCTTTTAGCAGATTTTAACTATAACCTAAATGACAATCTAAAATTTAAATCAAAAGTAAAATATGCCAACTACCAACATAATTTTGCATTATATGTAGGTGGTAGTGGTGATTATGGTAATCCAATTACTATTAATGATTATGTAGCTGCTATTGCACCAGATAATACCGCATTTAGCGCAACATATCAAGGTGGTGCTGGTAACCAAATTAACGGTAACGATTTAGTGGTAGAAAATCTACACGTAGATAGGTTAAGACCAATGACAGATTATTCTGGAGAGGCTAGCTTTATATTAAATTCTGATGATGGAATACACACCTATACTGCCGGAACATTCTTAGCCAGAACAGAAGCTGAAGATGTTAACTATCAATATAGAGTCCTTTCAGAATTTAATAATAATCCGCAATTAGTTAACTTAAGCTACACTGACGCTGGAGGAAATAATGTAATTTATTCTGAAGGTGGTTTATACAACAGGATTGGTATGACAGCCAATAATTACCTAACGCAAAGTAGAACTGCTTTTTATCTTACAGATGAAATGGTTTTTGACAGATGGCGTTTTGATGTTGGATTCCGTATAGAGTCTACAACTGGTACCTTTAGAAAAGGAGGATTAGAAACCACTCAAGTGTATGAAGACGCTGACTTAACAACTAATTTACAAAATGTTCAATTTGCTGATGGTACTTTTACAACTGGCGAAATTAAAGATACAGATTGGGCATTATCATTAGCAGGTTTATACAAACTAACTGATGCCACAAATTTATATGCTAACCTCTCAAAAGGATACTTTTTTCCGCAACAACGTGGTTTTGGACCAACTCCAGGAATAAGAGATACCAATTATGAGGCTGAAACGATTTTACAAGGTGAAATGGGAGCCAAATTTGGAACAGATAAATTTTCTGGTTCTGTGGCTGCATACTATGTTGGGTTAAGCGACCGTATACGTATAGATCAAGCAATTTCTGGAGGTCAATTAGTCGATCAAGCTAGAAGTGAGCAATCAACGCAAACATTAGGTCTTGAAGCAACTGGAAGATATAAATTTACAGAGCATTTAAATGTTTCTGGGACGCTAACATACCAAGATCATGAAATTACAACTAATCAAACTGAAGATTTAGTCAATGGTACAACAAGTACTATTAATGAAGGTAATGAAATTGCAAGACAACCAAACCTTTTAGGAAACTTAGGTCTTAACTACGATAACAAAGTTTTTGATGCAAGCTTTGCTGTTAACCACACAGGAAAAAAGTTTACTGACGACACTAATAACGTAGAGTTAGATGCTATTACAATTGCAAGATTAGGTGCTGGTTATACAATACAAACTAACGAAGATACGTCCTTACGTTTTGGATTATCTGTATTTAACTTATTTGATAGTTCTGGTATTACAGAAGGAAACCCAAGAGCTGGTATTGCTGGTCAATCTGGAGATGGCGAGTTTTTTGTTGGACGACCAATCTTACCTAGACGTATGTTCTTAACAGCAACATTCAATTTTTAA